Proteins encoded by one window of Anguilla rostrata isolate EN2019 chromosome 9, ASM1855537v3, whole genome shotgun sequence:
- the dyrk1aa gene encoding dual specificity tyrosine-phosphorylation-regulated kinase 1A isoform X1 translates to MHTGGETSACKPSSVRLAPSFSFHAAGLQMATQMPHSQQQYSDRHQQSTDQSVSALPYSEQAQQPVANQVTPDVVMLQRRMPQSFRDSASAPLRKLSIDLIKTYKHINEVYYAKKKRRHQQGQGDDSSHKKERKVYNDGYDDDNYDYIVKNGEKWMDRYEIDSLIGKGSFGQVVKAYDRVEQEWVAIKIIKNKKAFLNQAQIEVRLLELMNKHDTEMKYYIVHLKRHFMFRNHLCLVFEMLSYNLYDLLRNTNFRGVSLNLTRKFAQQMCTALLFLATPELSIIHCDLKPENILLCNPKRSAIKIVDFGSSCQLGQRIYQYIQSRFYRSPEVLLGMPYDLAIDMWSLGCILVEMHTGEPLFSGANEVDQMNKIVEVLGIPPSHILDQAPKARKFFEKMSDSTWSAKKTKDGKRYKPPGSRKLHTILGVESGGPGGRRAGESGHAVPDYLKFKDLILRMLDYDPKGRIQPYYALQHSFFKKTADEGTNTSSSVSTSPALEQSQSSGTTSSTSSSSGGSSGTSTSGRARSDPTHQHRHSGGHFSAAVQAMDCENVCAQVRQPYPPPVGWAGSDGPQQVTVETHPVQETTFHVPPQQPKALHPLAGSNSSHHHHHHHHHHHHGQGQPARPRPRLYNSPTNSASTQDSMEVVHGHLSMTSLSSSASSSSTSSSSTGNQGNQAYQNRPVAANALDFGQNGSMNMGLGAFSNPRQETGIAGHPTYPIATNTGPGHYITEGHLGMRQGIDREESPMAGVCVQQSSVASS, encoded by the exons ATGCATACAG GAGGAGAGACTTCAGCATGCAAACCTTCATCCGTCCGGCTCGCACCCTCGTTTTCTTTCCATGCTGCTGGGCTCCAGATGGCCACTCAGATGCCCCACTCGCAGCAGCAGTACAGTGACCGTCACCAGCAGAGCACGGACCAGTCGGTCTCCGCGCTGCCGTACAGCGAACAGGCGCAGCAGCCCGTGGCCAACCAG GTGACCCCTGATGTTGTCATGTTACAGAGGCGCATGCCCCAATCCTTTCGCGACTCGGCCTCCGCTCCCTTGAGGAAGCTCTCCATTGACCTGATCAAAACCTACAAACACATCAATGAG GTATACTATGCAAAAAAGAAACGAAGACACCAACAGGGCCAAGGCGATGACTCGAGCCacaagaaagagaggaaggtgTACAACGATGGCTACGACGACGACAACTACGACTACATTGTTAAAAATGGCGAGAAGTGGATGGACCGCTATGAAATTGATTCCTTAATAGGCAAAGGGTCGTTTGGACAG GTTGTAAAAGCGTACGACCGCGTCGAGCAGGAGTGGGTGGCAATTAAGATCATCAAGAACAAGAAGGCTTTTCTAAATCAAGCCCAGATTGAAGTGCGTCTCCTCGAGCTCATGAACAAACATGACACGGAGATGAAGTACTACATAG TTCACTTGAAGCGTCACTTCATGTTCCGGAACCACCTCTGTCTAGTGTTCGAAATGCTGTCGTACAACCTGTACGACCTGCTGCGGAATACCAATTTCCGAGGCGTGTCGCTGAACCTGACGCGCAAGTTCGCCCAGCAGATGTGCACGGCGCTGCTGTTCCTGGCCACGCCCGAGCTCAGCATCATCCACTGTGACCTGAAGCCCGAGAACATCCTCCTGTGCAACCCCAAGAGAAGCGCCATCAAGATCGTCGACTTCGGGAGCTCCTGCCAGCTGGGGCAAAGG ATATACCAGTACATTCAGAGCCGCTTCTACCGCTCCCCTGAAGTGCTGCTGGGAATGCCTTACGACCTGGCCATCGACATGTGGTCCCTGGGCTGCATTCTGGTGGAGATGCACACCGGCGAGCCCCTGTTCAGCGGAGCCAATGAG GTGGATCAGATGAATAAAATAGTTGAAGTGCTTGGTATCCCGCCCAGTCACATACTGGATCAGGCGCCAAAAGCCAGGAAGTTCTTTGAGAAAATGTCTGACAGCACGTGGAGTGCAAAGAAGACCAAAGATGGCAAAAGG TATAAGCCTCCGGGCTCCCGGAAGCTCCACACCATCCTGGGGGTGGAGTCAGGCGGCCCTGGGGGGCGACGGGCTGGGGAATCGGGCCACGCCGTACCCGACTACTTGAAGTTCAAGGACCTCATCTTACGAATGCTGGACTACGACCCCAAGGGCCGCATCCAGCCGTACTACGCCCTGCAGCACAGCTTCTTCAAGAAGACGGCGGACGAGGGGACCAACACGAGCAGCAGCGTGTCCACCAGCCCCGCACTGGAGCAGTCGCAGTCCTCGGGAACCACGTCCAGCACGTCCTCCAGCTCAG GGGGTTCGTCCGGGACGAGCACCAGCGGCCGAGCGAGGTCCGACCCGACCCATCAGCACAGGCACAGCGGCGGGCACTTCAGTGCGGCGGTGCAGGCCATGGACTGCGAAAACgtgtgtgcacag GTGAGGCAGCCCTACCCCCCGCCTGTGGGCTGGGCGGGCAGCGACGGGCCTCAGCAGGTGACGGTGGAGACCCACCCCGTCCAGGAGACCACCTTCCACGTGCCTCCTCAGCAGCCCAAGGCCTTGCACCCCCTCGCCGGCAGCAACagctcccaccaccaccatcaccaccaccaccatcaccaccacggACAGGGCCAGCCCGCGCGGCCCCGCCCGCGGCTCTACAACTCCCCCACCAACAGCGCCTCCACGCAGGATTCCATGGAGGTGGTCCACGGCCACCTGTCCATGACCTCCCTGTCTTCCTCCGCCTCATCGTCCTCCacatcttcctcctccaccgGGAACCAGGGCAACCAGGCCTACCAGAACCGCCCGGTCGCTGCCAACGCCTTGGACTTTGGCCAAAACGGCAGCATGAACATGGGATTGGGTGCCTTCTCGAATCCCCGCCAAGAGACTGGCATAGCTGGACATCCTACGTACCCTATTGCCACGAACACGGGGCCTGGTCATTATATAACGGAGGGCCACTTGGGCATGAGACAGGGGATCGACCGGGAGGAGTCTCCCATGGCCggagtgtgtgttcagcagaGTTCTGTGGCTAGTTCGTGA
- the dyrk1aa gene encoding dual specificity tyrosine-phosphorylation-regulated kinase 1A isoform X2, whose translation MHTGGETSACKPSSVRLAPSFSFHAAGLQMATQMPHSQQQYSDRHQQSTDQSVSALPYSEQAQQPVANQRRMPQSFRDSASAPLRKLSIDLIKTYKHINEVYYAKKKRRHQQGQGDDSSHKKERKVYNDGYDDDNYDYIVKNGEKWMDRYEIDSLIGKGSFGQVVKAYDRVEQEWVAIKIIKNKKAFLNQAQIEVRLLELMNKHDTEMKYYIVHLKRHFMFRNHLCLVFEMLSYNLYDLLRNTNFRGVSLNLTRKFAQQMCTALLFLATPELSIIHCDLKPENILLCNPKRSAIKIVDFGSSCQLGQRIYQYIQSRFYRSPEVLLGMPYDLAIDMWSLGCILVEMHTGEPLFSGANEVDQMNKIVEVLGIPPSHILDQAPKARKFFEKMSDSTWSAKKTKDGKRYKPPGSRKLHTILGVESGGPGGRRAGESGHAVPDYLKFKDLILRMLDYDPKGRIQPYYALQHSFFKKTADEGTNTSSSVSTSPALEQSQSSGTTSSTSSSSGGSSGTSTSGRARSDPTHQHRHSGGHFSAAVQAMDCENVCAQVRQPYPPPVGWAGSDGPQQVTVETHPVQETTFHVPPQQPKALHPLAGSNSSHHHHHHHHHHHHGQGQPARPRPRLYNSPTNSASTQDSMEVVHGHLSMTSLSSSASSSSTSSSSTGNQGNQAYQNRPVAANALDFGQNGSMNMGLGAFSNPRQETGIAGHPTYPIATNTGPGHYITEGHLGMRQGIDREESPMAGVCVQQSSVASS comes from the exons ATGCATACAG GAGGAGAGACTTCAGCATGCAAACCTTCATCCGTCCGGCTCGCACCCTCGTTTTCTTTCCATGCTGCTGGGCTCCAGATGGCCACTCAGATGCCCCACTCGCAGCAGCAGTACAGTGACCGTCACCAGCAGAGCACGGACCAGTCGGTCTCCGCGCTGCCGTACAGCGAACAGGCGCAGCAGCCCGTGGCCAACCAG AGGCGCATGCCCCAATCCTTTCGCGACTCGGCCTCCGCTCCCTTGAGGAAGCTCTCCATTGACCTGATCAAAACCTACAAACACATCAATGAG GTATACTATGCAAAAAAGAAACGAAGACACCAACAGGGCCAAGGCGATGACTCGAGCCacaagaaagagaggaaggtgTACAACGATGGCTACGACGACGACAACTACGACTACATTGTTAAAAATGGCGAGAAGTGGATGGACCGCTATGAAATTGATTCCTTAATAGGCAAAGGGTCGTTTGGACAG GTTGTAAAAGCGTACGACCGCGTCGAGCAGGAGTGGGTGGCAATTAAGATCATCAAGAACAAGAAGGCTTTTCTAAATCAAGCCCAGATTGAAGTGCGTCTCCTCGAGCTCATGAACAAACATGACACGGAGATGAAGTACTACATAG TTCACTTGAAGCGTCACTTCATGTTCCGGAACCACCTCTGTCTAGTGTTCGAAATGCTGTCGTACAACCTGTACGACCTGCTGCGGAATACCAATTTCCGAGGCGTGTCGCTGAACCTGACGCGCAAGTTCGCCCAGCAGATGTGCACGGCGCTGCTGTTCCTGGCCACGCCCGAGCTCAGCATCATCCACTGTGACCTGAAGCCCGAGAACATCCTCCTGTGCAACCCCAAGAGAAGCGCCATCAAGATCGTCGACTTCGGGAGCTCCTGCCAGCTGGGGCAAAGG ATATACCAGTACATTCAGAGCCGCTTCTACCGCTCCCCTGAAGTGCTGCTGGGAATGCCTTACGACCTGGCCATCGACATGTGGTCCCTGGGCTGCATTCTGGTGGAGATGCACACCGGCGAGCCCCTGTTCAGCGGAGCCAATGAG GTGGATCAGATGAATAAAATAGTTGAAGTGCTTGGTATCCCGCCCAGTCACATACTGGATCAGGCGCCAAAAGCCAGGAAGTTCTTTGAGAAAATGTCTGACAGCACGTGGAGTGCAAAGAAGACCAAAGATGGCAAAAGG TATAAGCCTCCGGGCTCCCGGAAGCTCCACACCATCCTGGGGGTGGAGTCAGGCGGCCCTGGGGGGCGACGGGCTGGGGAATCGGGCCACGCCGTACCCGACTACTTGAAGTTCAAGGACCTCATCTTACGAATGCTGGACTACGACCCCAAGGGCCGCATCCAGCCGTACTACGCCCTGCAGCACAGCTTCTTCAAGAAGACGGCGGACGAGGGGACCAACACGAGCAGCAGCGTGTCCACCAGCCCCGCACTGGAGCAGTCGCAGTCCTCGGGAACCACGTCCAGCACGTCCTCCAGCTCAG GGGGTTCGTCCGGGACGAGCACCAGCGGCCGAGCGAGGTCCGACCCGACCCATCAGCACAGGCACAGCGGCGGGCACTTCAGTGCGGCGGTGCAGGCCATGGACTGCGAAAACgtgtgtgcacag GTGAGGCAGCCCTACCCCCCGCCTGTGGGCTGGGCGGGCAGCGACGGGCCTCAGCAGGTGACGGTGGAGACCCACCCCGTCCAGGAGACCACCTTCCACGTGCCTCCTCAGCAGCCCAAGGCCTTGCACCCCCTCGCCGGCAGCAACagctcccaccaccaccatcaccaccaccaccatcaccaccacggACAGGGCCAGCCCGCGCGGCCCCGCCCGCGGCTCTACAACTCCCCCACCAACAGCGCCTCCACGCAGGATTCCATGGAGGTGGTCCACGGCCACCTGTCCATGACCTCCCTGTCTTCCTCCGCCTCATCGTCCTCCacatcttcctcctccaccgGGAACCAGGGCAACCAGGCCTACCAGAACCGCCCGGTCGCTGCCAACGCCTTGGACTTTGGCCAAAACGGCAGCATGAACATGGGATTGGGTGCCTTCTCGAATCCCCGCCAAGAGACTGGCATAGCTGGACATCCTACGTACCCTATTGCCACGAACACGGGGCCTGGTCATTATATAACGGAGGGCCACTTGGGCATGAGACAGGGGATCGACCGGGAGGAGTCTCCCATGGCCggagtgtgtgttcagcagaGTTCTGTGGCTAGTTCGTGA
- the dyrk1aa gene encoding dual specificity tyrosine-phosphorylation-regulated kinase 1A isoform X3, which produces MATQMPHSQQQYSDRHQQSTDQSVSALPYSEQAQQPVANQVTPDVVMLQRRMPQSFRDSASAPLRKLSIDLIKTYKHINEVYYAKKKRRHQQGQGDDSSHKKERKVYNDGYDDDNYDYIVKNGEKWMDRYEIDSLIGKGSFGQVVKAYDRVEQEWVAIKIIKNKKAFLNQAQIEVRLLELMNKHDTEMKYYIVHLKRHFMFRNHLCLVFEMLSYNLYDLLRNTNFRGVSLNLTRKFAQQMCTALLFLATPELSIIHCDLKPENILLCNPKRSAIKIVDFGSSCQLGQRIYQYIQSRFYRSPEVLLGMPYDLAIDMWSLGCILVEMHTGEPLFSGANEVDQMNKIVEVLGIPPSHILDQAPKARKFFEKMSDSTWSAKKTKDGKRYKPPGSRKLHTILGVESGGPGGRRAGESGHAVPDYLKFKDLILRMLDYDPKGRIQPYYALQHSFFKKTADEGTNTSSSVSTSPALEQSQSSGTTSSTSSSSGGSSGTSTSGRARSDPTHQHRHSGGHFSAAVQAMDCENVCAQVRQPYPPPVGWAGSDGPQQVTVETHPVQETTFHVPPQQPKALHPLAGSNSSHHHHHHHHHHHHGQGQPARPRPRLYNSPTNSASTQDSMEVVHGHLSMTSLSSSASSSSTSSSSTGNQGNQAYQNRPVAANALDFGQNGSMNMGLGAFSNPRQETGIAGHPTYPIATNTGPGHYITEGHLGMRQGIDREESPMAGVCVQQSSVASS; this is translated from the exons ATGGCCACTCAGATGCCCCACTCGCAGCAGCAGTACAGTGACCGTCACCAGCAGAGCACGGACCAGTCGGTCTCCGCGCTGCCGTACAGCGAACAGGCGCAGCAGCCCGTGGCCAACCAG GTGACCCCTGATGTTGTCATGTTACAGAGGCGCATGCCCCAATCCTTTCGCGACTCGGCCTCCGCTCCCTTGAGGAAGCTCTCCATTGACCTGATCAAAACCTACAAACACATCAATGAG GTATACTATGCAAAAAAGAAACGAAGACACCAACAGGGCCAAGGCGATGACTCGAGCCacaagaaagagaggaaggtgTACAACGATGGCTACGACGACGACAACTACGACTACATTGTTAAAAATGGCGAGAAGTGGATGGACCGCTATGAAATTGATTCCTTAATAGGCAAAGGGTCGTTTGGACAG GTTGTAAAAGCGTACGACCGCGTCGAGCAGGAGTGGGTGGCAATTAAGATCATCAAGAACAAGAAGGCTTTTCTAAATCAAGCCCAGATTGAAGTGCGTCTCCTCGAGCTCATGAACAAACATGACACGGAGATGAAGTACTACATAG TTCACTTGAAGCGTCACTTCATGTTCCGGAACCACCTCTGTCTAGTGTTCGAAATGCTGTCGTACAACCTGTACGACCTGCTGCGGAATACCAATTTCCGAGGCGTGTCGCTGAACCTGACGCGCAAGTTCGCCCAGCAGATGTGCACGGCGCTGCTGTTCCTGGCCACGCCCGAGCTCAGCATCATCCACTGTGACCTGAAGCCCGAGAACATCCTCCTGTGCAACCCCAAGAGAAGCGCCATCAAGATCGTCGACTTCGGGAGCTCCTGCCAGCTGGGGCAAAGG ATATACCAGTACATTCAGAGCCGCTTCTACCGCTCCCCTGAAGTGCTGCTGGGAATGCCTTACGACCTGGCCATCGACATGTGGTCCCTGGGCTGCATTCTGGTGGAGATGCACACCGGCGAGCCCCTGTTCAGCGGAGCCAATGAG GTGGATCAGATGAATAAAATAGTTGAAGTGCTTGGTATCCCGCCCAGTCACATACTGGATCAGGCGCCAAAAGCCAGGAAGTTCTTTGAGAAAATGTCTGACAGCACGTGGAGTGCAAAGAAGACCAAAGATGGCAAAAGG TATAAGCCTCCGGGCTCCCGGAAGCTCCACACCATCCTGGGGGTGGAGTCAGGCGGCCCTGGGGGGCGACGGGCTGGGGAATCGGGCCACGCCGTACCCGACTACTTGAAGTTCAAGGACCTCATCTTACGAATGCTGGACTACGACCCCAAGGGCCGCATCCAGCCGTACTACGCCCTGCAGCACAGCTTCTTCAAGAAGACGGCGGACGAGGGGACCAACACGAGCAGCAGCGTGTCCACCAGCCCCGCACTGGAGCAGTCGCAGTCCTCGGGAACCACGTCCAGCACGTCCTCCAGCTCAG GGGGTTCGTCCGGGACGAGCACCAGCGGCCGAGCGAGGTCCGACCCGACCCATCAGCACAGGCACAGCGGCGGGCACTTCAGTGCGGCGGTGCAGGCCATGGACTGCGAAAACgtgtgtgcacag GTGAGGCAGCCCTACCCCCCGCCTGTGGGCTGGGCGGGCAGCGACGGGCCTCAGCAGGTGACGGTGGAGACCCACCCCGTCCAGGAGACCACCTTCCACGTGCCTCCTCAGCAGCCCAAGGCCTTGCACCCCCTCGCCGGCAGCAACagctcccaccaccaccatcaccaccaccaccatcaccaccacggACAGGGCCAGCCCGCGCGGCCCCGCCCGCGGCTCTACAACTCCCCCACCAACAGCGCCTCCACGCAGGATTCCATGGAGGTGGTCCACGGCCACCTGTCCATGACCTCCCTGTCTTCCTCCGCCTCATCGTCCTCCacatcttcctcctccaccgGGAACCAGGGCAACCAGGCCTACCAGAACCGCCCGGTCGCTGCCAACGCCTTGGACTTTGGCCAAAACGGCAGCATGAACATGGGATTGGGTGCCTTCTCGAATCCCCGCCAAGAGACTGGCATAGCTGGACATCCTACGTACCCTATTGCCACGAACACGGGGCCTGGTCATTATATAACGGAGGGCCACTTGGGCATGAGACAGGGGATCGACCGGGAGGAGTCTCCCATGGCCggagtgtgtgttcagcagaGTTCTGTGGCTAGTTCGTGA